A window of the Candidatus Thorarchaeota archaeon genome harbors these coding sequences:
- a CDS encoding 6-phosphofructokinase, translating to MRVGILTSGGDAPGMNAAIRAVVRVGCARGLEVFGFLGGLQGLIDKDFEPLDARSVAHIIHRGGTILTTGRSKQFKTKEGVTEAANTLRELSLDALIAIGGDGTMRGLAYLGEHWDGILIGLPGTIDNDVYGTDYSIGFDTAVNNALEAIDKIRDTATSYARVFLVEVMGRYSGHIAAHVGIASGALALAIPETETDLKLIADKIIRGRERGKTSAIVVVAEGDEAGDATEVGRKLSKMIDEKCRISVLGYIQRGGNPTRKDRLLSSRLGAHAVKCVLEKRGGVMLGEIDGAIVETPFEETWSNEKDIPEWMLEHMGELAS from the coding sequence ATGAGAGTCGGTATTCTCACAAGCGGTGGCGATGCACCCGGCATGAACGCTGCTATCCGTGCCGTTGTGCGAGTTGGATGTGCAAGAGGTCTTGAAGTCTTTGGCTTCTTGGGCGGGCTGCAGGGCCTCATCGATAAGGATTTCGAGCCGCTGGATGCCAGAAGTGTTGCTCATATCATCCATCGAGGTGGCACGATCCTCACCACCGGCCGCTCCAAGCAGTTCAAGACGAAGGAGGGCGTTACCGAGGCAGCCAATACGCTACGTGAGCTGAGCCTTGATGCACTCATTGCCATTGGAGGAGATGGCACAATGCGAGGTTTGGCCTACTTGGGAGAACACTGGGACGGGATACTGATTGGGCTCCCGGGAACGATTGATAACGATGTCTATGGCACCGATTACAGCATCGGCTTTGACACTGCTGTGAACAATGCACTCGAAGCAATCGACAAGATTCGAGATACTGCTACTTCCTACGCTCGAGTTTTCTTGGTTGAAGTGATGGGCCGTTATTCAGGCCACATAGCGGCACATGTCGGGATTGCGTCAGGAGCCCTTGCCTTAGCCATTCCTGAAACGGAAACTGACTTGAAACTAATCGCAGACAAAATCATCCGGGGACGCGAGCGAGGAAAAACAAGCGCGATAGTCGTGGTTGCAGAAGGGGACGAAGCGGGAGATGCGACCGAAGTTGGCCGGAAGCTTTCAAAGATGATTGACGAGAAGTGCAGAATCTCTGTGCTAGGGTACATTCAACGCGGTGGGAACCCCACAAGAAAGGATCGGTTGCTTTCAAGCAGGTTAGGCGCACATGCAGTGAAATGTGTGCTGGAGAAGCGAGGCGGGGTCATGCTTGGTGAAATCGACGGAGCGATTGTGGAGACACCTTTTGAGGAAACCTGGTCGAACGAGAAGGATATCCCGGAGTGGATGCTAGAGCATATGGGCGAACTTGCGAGTTAG